Within the Microbacterium terricola genome, the region ACCGGGACGAGCGCGGATGCTTCGCCCGCCGCCCAGACGAAGGTGCCGTCGCCGATCGGCTCGAGCGACGCCAGGGCATCCAGCGCGCCCTGTGCGCCCGCATCGCGCCGCACGAGGTGCACGCGGATCTCGACGTCGTCGACCTCGCCCAGATAGCCCGCGACCCACGCGCCGTCGCCGCCCACGGTCGCGATGACATCCACCACGGTGCCGGCGGGCACATCGCGCACCCAGCGATGCGCCGACGGCAGTGAGGTCTCGTCGACCAGCAGCACCAGGCCGTCGATGTCCTGCGGGGCACGCCGTGAGCCGCGCGGACCGACGATGACCAGTTCGTCGCCGATGCGGGCGGTCGTCGCCCACGCGGAGGCCGGACCCGGATCGGGGTGCACGAAGAAGTCGACATCGACCTCGACACCGCCGCCCACCGGGCGGGGGATCGGGGTGAAGTCGCGCGCGATCGATGGGCCGTCCGGGCGGATGATGCCGTCCTCGCCCGGCCCCACCGGCGTCGGCGCGACGAGCACCCGGGTCTCCGGATCGGGGAAGAAGATGCGGATGTGGTCGGCCGGGCCCGCGCTGACGAAGTCGGCGAAGTCGACACCGCCGAAGGTCACGCGCACCAGCGCCGGGGCGATCTGCTCGACGCCGCGGACCACCGCAGTGCGCGCCGTGAACCGGTTGCGACCCCCCTCGCGCGCGAATCGGCCGGTGTCCGCACTGCGCTCGCGGGAGGTCTGCTCTGCCATGCCTCCAGCCAATCACACCGCCTGAGTGCCCGGTCAGAGTCGGCCTGATCGCCATCGCTAGGGTGGGAGGCCGTCAGCACGACAGGAGGAATCCGTGTTCGAACTGAGATCCTGGCTCGGCGTCGCGATCGCCGTGGTCGTCGCCCTCATCGCCGCAAGCGTCATCGCCCTCATCGTCTCGGCGGTGCTGCGTCGCATCGCCCGCCGCAGGGACTGGCCGAAGACCCTGTCGGCGACGGTGCGCCGCCCGTTCCGCGGGGTGCTGCTCGTGATCGGGCTCTGGGTCGTCTACGCGGTGACCTGGCCTGCGCAGGAGTGGAGCGCGGTCGTGGTGCACACCCTCGTCATCGTGACGATCGCGGTCTCCGCGTGGTTCGTGGCCGCAGTCCTCGCGTTCGGCATCGGGGTCGCGATGGCCCGGCTGCCGCTCGACCTGCGCGACAACAGGGTGGCGCGGCGCCGTCAGACACAGCTCACCCTGATCAGGCGGCTGCTCATCGTCGTCGTGGCGATCATCGCCCTCGGGGCGATCCTGATCACCTTCCCCGCCATCGCGGCGCTGGGCACCAGCATCCTGGCATCCGCCGGCGTCGCCGGCATCGTCGCCGGCCTCGCCGCGCAGTCGACTCTGGCGAGCGTGTTCGCCGGCATCCAGCTCGCCTTCAGCGACGCCATCCGCGTCGACGACGTCGTCGTGGTCGAGGACGAGTGGGGCCGGATCGAGGAGATCACCCTCACCTACGTCGTCGTGCACATCTGGGACGACCGCCGCCTGGTGCTGC harbors:
- a CDS encoding mechanosensitive ion channel family protein, translated to MFELRSWLGVAIAVVVALIAASVIALIVSAVLRRIARRRDWPKTLSATVRRPFRGVLLVIGLWVVYAVTWPAQEWSAVVVHTLVIVTIAVSAWFVAAVLAFGIGVAMARLPLDLRDNRVARRRQTQLTLIRRLLIVVVAIIALGAILITFPAIAALGTSILASAGVAGIVAGLAAQSTLASVFAGIQLAFSDAIRVDDVVVVEDEWGRIEEITLTYVVVHIWDDRRLVLPSTYFTSTPFENWTRRSSELLGSVEFDLDWRASPSQMRAELDRILARTDLWDGRTNVLQVTDAVGGAVRVRILVTAVDAPTLFDLRCFIREEFVEWLHREKSALPLSRVQLVAEPAHEPRRLREADGHGGLFTGSAEGEERAGQFTGAIPIVDEADAAGQIR
- a CDS encoding siderophore-interacting protein, translating into MAEQTSRERSADTGRFAREGGRNRFTARTAVVRGVEQIAPALVRVTFGGVDFADFVSAGPADHIRIFFPDPETRVLVAPTPVGPGEDGIIRPDGPSIARDFTPIPRPVGGGVEVDVDFFVHPDPGPASAWATTARIGDELVIVGPRGSRRAPQDIDGLVLLVDETSLPSAHRWVRDVPAGTVVDVIATVGGDGAWVAGYLGEVDDVEIRVHLVRRDAGAQGALDALASLEPIGDGTFVWAAGEASALVPVRRHLRRELALPAGQAQVSGYWRHGVVAFDHHAPIDPTDPDE